CAAGTGTTTCGGCCGACAGCACGACGCCCCAGCCGAACGTATCGTCGGCGCGGTTGCGCTCGAACACCGTGACCTCGTGGGCGGCGTCCCGCAGCTTCATTGAAATGGCAAAGTAGAGGCCGGCTGGTCCGCCACCGAGAACCGCAACCTTCATCCGTGCGATCTCCTCTTCGCTTGCTGCATCTCAAGTATCGCGCCGGAGATAAAATATTTCAAGCTTAAAGTTTCATGTTGGAACGATTGCTGAACACGGGTGGCGCGCCTGCGGGTTGGCCCGCAAGCGCGCTCTGGAAATCACTTCTCCGGGTTCTTCGGGCTCCACAGCACAGTCTCGGCGCCTTTCTCATAGGCCATCCCGTCGGGATAGCTGATCGCCTCCAGCTGCAGCCCCCATGGCGCCTGGAAATAGAGAATGGTCTGGCCGGCCGCCGGACCTTCCTTGACCGGCAGCGGCCCCATCCGCGTCTTCACGCCCTTGCCGTCGAGATAGGCTTTGGCCGCGGCGACATCATCGACGTACAATGCGATGTGGAAGCCGCCGATATCGCTGTTCTTCGGCGTCAAATCCTTCTGGTCGGGCGCGGTGTATTTGAACAGCTCTATATTCGATCCATAGCCGCAACGCACCATGGTGACCTGCTCGATGACAGCCTTCGGATCGACGCCCAGAAGATCCTGCATGAAGGTGCCCTTGTCATCGGCGAACGGACCGAACGACATCGCCTTCTTGCAGCCGACCACTTCGGTGAAGAAGTCGACCGCCTGCTTCATGTCGGGCACCGTGATCCCGGTGTGGTCGTGGCCGCGCATGCCGGGGATCGCATCGGCCGAAGCCGTTCCCATCGAGCCGAACAGGATCGCGGCAAGCATCGTGCCGCGGGCTGCGTAATTCATATTACCCTCCGTTCGCGGGCTGATTTTGCCCTCATGCACGTCCGAAGCCCGCTGTTCGGCGTGGGGGGTGAACAGTCCTATGCCGGCGCTTTCGTTGCTGGCCGCAACCAGTCCGCGTCGATCTCAGGCAGTGGGATGGCGGCAAGCAGGTCGCGCGTGTAGGTCTCCTTGGGATTGTCGAACAGCGCATCGGTGGCGCTCGCCTCGACGATCCTGCCCTCGCGCATCACGATCACTTGTTGGCACAGCCGCCGGATGACCGACAGGTCGTGGCTGATGAAGGCGACGGTCAGCCCCATCTCCGCCGCCAGTCTCTCCAAAAGGGTGAGGATCTGCGCCTGCGTCGATACGTCGAGGCCGGAGACGATCTCGTCGGCCAGCACGAATTTCGGCGACAGCGCCAACGCGCGCGCAATTCCGACGCGCTGGCGCTGGCCGCCCGACAGTTCATGACGATAGCGACTAGCGAAGCTTTGCGGCAGGCCGACGCGATGCAATGCCTCGGCGACGCGTTCCTTGAGCCTGTCGCCAAGCCCATTCTGCTTGAGCGGCGCGGCAATGATGCCGGCGATGGTGCGACGCGGGTTGAGCGACGACATCGGGTCCTGGAAGATCATCTGCAGGTCGCGGCGCAGAGGTCGCAGCTCTGCATCCGGCAGGTGGGCGATATCGCGGCCCTCGAAATGGATGCTGCCGACGCTCGGCTCCAGAAGTCTGACAAGCGTGCGGCCGAGCGTCGATTTTCCGGACCCGGATTCACCGACGATGCCGGTCACCAAGCCCCTCGGCAAATCGAAATCCAGGCCTCTCAAAATCTCGGCCAGCGGCGCGCGCCCGATCAGCGGCTTGCGGGTCATGTCGGGCAGCGCCACCTTCAGCCCGCGCACGGAAAACAGCGGCTCAACCATGCGGCCGCCTCCACGCCTGGTCTGCCGCGCCGATCTCGGCGGCAAGCCCGGCCAGCACGGTCTCGTCCACCGGCTTCAGCGAGGCAAAGGGATCCGTATAGCGCGGCGTAGCGGCCATCAATGCCCGCGTATAGGGATGCTCAGGCGCGGCGAAGAGAGCGGCTGTGTCAGCCTCTTCCACCACCTTGCCGGCGTAGAGCACAGACACTTGCTGGCTGATCTTTGCAACGACGCCGAGATCGTGGGTGACGAACAGGATCGCGGTGCCATGCTCGCGCTGCAGCTCGGCGATCAGTCGCAGGATCTGCTTTTGCACGGTAACGTCGAGCGCGGTTGTCGGCTCGTCGGCCACGATCAGCCGTGGCTCGGCGGCGAAGGCGGCGGCGATCAGCACGCGCTGGCGCATGCCGCCGGACAGCTCGTGCGGATAGCATTTCAGCACCCGGTCGGGATCGCGGATCTGCACCTCATCCAACAATTGCCGGATACGCTTGTCCGCCTTGTCACCGTTCCAGCCGAGAATGCGCACCAGCCGGTCAGTCATCTGCGGACCGATGCGGCGCGACGGGTTGAGCGCAGTCAACGGATCTTGCGGGATCAGCGCCGTGCGGGCGCCGATCAGCGTGCGCCTTGCCTTGGGCTGCAGCCTGCCGAGGTCTTCGCCTTCGAGCTGCATGGCGCCTTCGACGATGCGCACGCTTGACGGCAGCACACCGAGCACCGCCTTGCCGATCATCGTCTTGCCGGCGCCGCTCTCGCCGACAAGAGCACGCACCTCACCCCGCTGCACGGAAAGCGACACCGAGCGCAGCACGCGCTGGCCGTTCGGCAGCACGGCGCTCAGATTGGCAATATCCAGGCAAGCGCTCATCGCAGCACCGGATCGAAGCGTGTCTTCAGCGCCTCGCCGAACTGGCTGAAGGACAGCACGGTGAGGATCAGCGTGACAAGCGGAAACACCAGCACCCACCAGGCTTGATGTATCGACAGCCGGCCCTCGGCGATGATGCCGCCCCAGGTGGGATCGTCGGTCGAGATCGACAGATTGACGAAGGACAGGATGGCCTCGACGATGACGGCGATGCCCATTTCCAGCGACAGCAGCGCCACGATCGAGGGCAGTACATTGGGCAGCACCTCGCGCAGCATGATGCCGATGCGGCCATAGCCGGCGATGCGGGCGTTCTCGACGTAGTCCATGCGCGACTGGCCCATCGCTTCGGCGCGGATCACCCGGCAAAAGCGCGTCCAGTCGATGATGGCGATGGCGAGGATGACGGAACTGAGGCCGGTGCCGAGCACCGCGACCAGCAGGATGGCGAACAGCACCGGCGGGAATGCCATCCAGACGTCGACGATGCGTGAAATGATGCGGTCGGCCCAGCCGCCGAAATAGCCGGCGACCAGTCCGAGCGTCGAGCCGACAAGGCAGGCGGCGATCGCCGCCGCGAAAGCGACGATGAAGGCGATACGGCCGCCGAAGATCAGCCGGGAGAGGAGATCGCGGCCGAGGCTGTCGGTGCCCAGCCAATAGCCGGATTCCGCACCACTCATCCAGAATGGCGGCAGCCGTTCCAGCATCAGGTCTTGCGCCAGCGGGTCCTGCGGTGCGACCAGCGGCGCGAAGATCGCGGCCAGCAGCGCCAGCAGCAGCCAGCCGCCGGCCAGCCACAGCCTCGGGCCCAGTCCGCGCCAGGCGATGCGTGCCTCATCCATGGCGCAGCCTCGGATTGAGCAGCGCGTACATCATGTCGACGCCAAGATTGATCAGCACGAACAGCAGCGCGAACACCAGCACGATGCCTTGGATCAGCGGCAGGTCGCGGTTGATGACGGCATCGATCGCCATGTTACCGAGCCCTTCGTAGGAAAACAGCCGCTCGACGATGACCGTGCCGCCGATGAGGAAGGTGAACTGGACGCCGACGAGAGTCAGTGTCGGCAAGGCAGCGTTCTTCAGCGCCTCGCGTAAGATAACCTGCGTTTCCGAAAACCCCTTCACCCGCGCCAGCACGACATAGTCGAGGTCCAGCACTTCCTTCAGCGACTGTTTCAGCAACTGCGCGATGATTGCGGCCAGCGGCAGCGCCAGCGCCACAGCCGGCATCAGCATGTGCTTCAGGAGATCCCAGGTCAGGTCGAGGCGCAGCCGAAGCAAGCTCTCGAAGAAATAGAACTGGGTGACGAAGGGCAGGTCGAGCTGCGGCGACACGCGGCCGGAAATGTCGAAGATCGGCACCAGCACGCCAAACAAAAGGATCAGCACGAGGCCCCACAGGAAATCGGGAATGGAAAGGGCGGCACCGCTGGCGATATCGATGCCGGCTTCGACCGCCGTGCCACGTTCGCGGGCGCCGAGGATCGCCGTCGTGCCGCCGAGCCCAACCGCCATGATCAGCGCGACGATGGCGAGTTCCAGCGTTGCCGGCAAGCGGTTGAAGACGAGGCTGAGCACATCTTGCCTGAGCGAAATCGAGGTGCCGAAATCGCCCCTGACGACGCCGGACAGCCAGATGAAGAATTGCTGCACGATGGTCTTGTCGAGCCCGTAGAGTGCACGCAGCCGGTCGATGTCGGCATCTGTCGCACCGGGGGGCAGCATCATGGCGATCGGGTCACCAGGCGCGACGCGGATCACGACGAAGACGACGACAGCCACGCCGAACAGCGTGATCAGCATCGTCAGCAGACGGATCAGGAATCGTTGCAGGAGCATTCTGGTGTTGGCCCAGTGCGTTTCTAACGAAGAGCCCCCTCATTCGTCCGCTTCGCGGCCACCTTCTCCCCGAGGGGAGAAGAGGTCACGGACAGCTGAGCT
This region of Mesorhizobium sp. C432A genomic DNA includes:
- a CDS encoding VOC family protein codes for the protein MNYAARGTMLAAILFGSMGTASADAIPGMRGHDHTGITVPDMKQAVDFFTEVVGCKKAMSFGPFADDKGTFMQDLLGVDPKAVIEQVTMVRCGYGSNIELFKYTAPDQKDLTPKNSDIGGFHIALYVDDVAAAKAYLDGKGVKTRMGPLPVKEGPAAGQTILYFQAPWGLQLEAISYPDGMAYEKGAETVLWSPKNPEK
- a CDS encoding ABC transporter permease, whose protein sequence is MLLQRFLIRLLTMLITLFGVAVVVFVVIRVAPGDPIAMMLPPGATDADIDRLRALYGLDKTIVQQFFIWLSGVVRGDFGTSISLRQDVLSLVFNRLPATLELAIVALIMAVGLGGTTAILGARERGTAVEAGIDIASGAALSIPDFLWGLVLILLFGVLVPIFDISGRVSPQLDLPFVTQFYFFESLLRLRLDLTWDLLKHMLMPAVALALPLAAIIAQLLKQSLKEVLDLDYVVLARVKGFSETQVILREALKNAALPTLTLVGVQFTFLIGGTVIVERLFSYEGLGNMAIDAVINRDLPLIQGIVLVFALLFVLINLGVDMMYALLNPRLRHG
- a CDS encoding ABC transporter permease codes for the protein MDEARIAWRGLGPRLWLAGGWLLLALLAAIFAPLVAPQDPLAQDLMLERLPPFWMSGAESGYWLGTDSLGRDLLSRLIFGGRIAFIVAFAAAIAACLVGSTLGLVAGYFGGWADRIISRIVDVWMAFPPVLFAILLVAVLGTGLSSVILAIAIIDWTRFCRVIRAEAMGQSRMDYVENARIAGYGRIGIMLREVLPNVLPSIVALLSLEMGIAVIVEAILSFVNLSISTDDPTWGGIIAEGRLSIHQAWWVLVFPLVTLILTVLSFSQFGEALKTRFDPVLR
- a CDS encoding ABC transporter ATP-binding protein gives rise to the protein MSACLDIANLSAVLPNGQRVLRSVSLSVQRGEVRALVGESGAGKTMIGKAVLGVLPSSVRIVEGAMQLEGEDLGRLQPKARRTLIGARTALIPQDPLTALNPSRRIGPQMTDRLVRILGWNGDKADKRIRQLLDEVQIRDPDRVLKCYPHELSGGMRQRVLIAAAFAAEPRLIVADEPTTALDVTVQKQILRLIAELQREHGTAILFVTHDLGVVAKISQQVSVLYAGKVVEEADTAALFAAPEHPYTRALMAATPRYTDPFASLKPVDETVLAGLAAEIGAADQAWRRPHG
- a CDS encoding ATP-binding cassette domain-containing protein encodes the protein MVEPLFSVRGLKVALPDMTRKPLIGRAPLAEILRGLDFDLPRGLVTGIVGESGSGKSTLGRTLVRLLEPSVGSIHFEGRDIAHLPDAELRPLRRDLQMIFQDPMSSLNPRRTIAGIIAAPLKQNGLGDRLKERVAEALHRVGLPQSFASRYRHELSGGQRQRVGIARALALSPKFVLADEIVSGLDVSTQAQILTLLERLAAEMGLTVAFISHDLSVIRRLCQQVIVMREGRIVEASATDALFDNPKETYTRDLLAAIPLPEIDADWLRPATKAPA